In the Colletotrichum higginsianum IMI 349063 chromosome 7 map unlocalized unitig_7, whole genome shotgun sequence genome, one interval contains:
- a CDS encoding Sda1 domain protein codes for MGKRKVTALEKVDIDFASLQYKIRRDPKSYEENFLQQWGQYESQREVFLVSPTTATREYIESFHNLVDLLAHTVDLYPKHAVAFPDDLKAILLQHHEVLHPELREKIVGSLALLRKKEVIDSTTFLTTLFPILVSSPSKTLRTLLFQKILTEMRNANSKATNHPLNRTIQTVLYNLITADRTSPKAIWAVKLTRELWKRQIWTDAKTVDVMKEAALSDNEKVVIGAVRFFLGGDKEREELEDDSSDEEEIDLNKMKHQIGINKKSKKQANAYKKAVAKIHKQERGKAKPHPLNFSAFHLLHDPQGFAENVFQKHLQNTKTKLAHENKLLVLQLVTRLVGLHQLTIISLYSWFIKFLTPRQESVTSYLASLAQGTHSLVPPDAVEPLIQKIANEFVSEAAASEVAAAGLNAIREICARQPLAMTDTLLQDLVQYRKSKDKGTMMAAKGLLSLYREVGADLLVKRDRGKDASMGLRSGEIKTKRFGEQAVGGIEGIELLAKWKEEQRKLKRAAKGLPEDGSDKEDEEEDGYKSEDWEVDSDDSDDSGGWINVEHSEDEDDEPAPKKRRTGEDGSDSEEDEDEEDSAAEIERIQKLATTTILTPADLQKLQELRMEASLNKTLGNRSSKRQKEIEKALARHADDGLTAEQIEAPARLRKTTKEERVAMAKEGKPGRDEHKSTQAIRRSKKDAEGKSTTNKEKARQKNFLMTLNKAKFKNKRSLVQTRKVLQGHIDRSKRGGRRANGM; via the exons ATGGGAAAGCGCAAGGTCACCGCCCTTGAGAAGGTCGATATCGACTT CGCGAGTCTGCAGTACAAAATCCGCCGGGACCCCAAGTCCTACGAGGAGAACTTCCTCCAGCAATGGGGCCAGTACGAGAGCCAGCGCGAggtcttcctcgtctcgccgacgaccgcGACGAGGGAATACATCGAGTCGTTCCATAACCTGGTCGATCTCCTCGCGCACACCGTGGACCTGTACCCGAAGCACGCCGTCGCGTTCCCCGACGACCTGAAGGCGATCCTGCTGCAGCACCACGAGGTGTTGCACCCCGAGCTCCGCGAGAAGATTGTCGGAAGTCTGGCGCTGCTGCGCAAGAAGGAAGTCATCGACTCAACGACCTTTCTGACGACGCTGTTCCCGATCCTTGTTTCCTCGCCGAGCAAGACTCTGCGGACACTCCTCTTCCAGAAGATCCTTACCGAGATGCGCAACGCGAACTCCAAGGCGACAAACCACCCCCTCAACCGCACAATTCAGACCGTCCTCTACAACCTGATCACGGCCGATCGCACTTCGCCAAAGGCCATCTGGGCCGTGAAGCTCACCCGCGAGCTGTGGAAGCGCCAGATCTGGACCGACGCGAAGACCGTCGACGTCATGAAGGAGGCGGCCCTCTCCGACAACGAAAaggtcgtcatcggcgccgtgcGGTTCTTCCTCGGCGGAGACAAGGAGCGCGAGGAGCTGGAAGACGACAgcagcgacgaggaggagattgACCTGAACAAGATGAAGCATCAGATCGGCATCAAcaagaagtccaagaagcAGGCGAATGCCTacaagaaggccgtcgccaAGATCCACAAGCAGGAGCGTGGCAAGGCGAAGCCTCACCCGCTCAACTTCTCCGCCTTCCACCTGTTGCACGACCCGCAGGGCTTCGCCGAGAACGTCTTCCAGAAGCACCTGCAGAACACCAAGACGAAGCTGGCGCACGAGAACAAACTGCTTGTCCTGCAGCTGGTGACGAGACTGGTCGGTCTCCACCAGctcaccatcatcagccTGTACTCGTGGTTCATCAAGTTCCTCACACCCCGCCAAGAGTCCGTCACCTCCTACCTGGCCTCGCTGGCCCAGGGAACGCATAGCCTGGTGCCCCCGGATGCGGTCGAGCCGCTCATCCAGAAGATTGCCAACGAGTTTGTCTCagaagccgccgcctccgaagtagccgccgccggtcttAACGCCATCCGCGAAATCTGCGCAAGACAGCCCCTGGCGATGACCGACACGCTGCTGCAGGATCTTGTCCAGTACCGCAAGAGCAAGGACAAGGGAACTATGATGGCTGCCAAGGGTCTTTTGTCGCTCTACAGGGAAGTCGGCGCGGACTTGCTGGTGAAGAGGGACAGAGGCAAGGACGCATCCATGGGCTTGAGGAGCGGCGAGATCAAGACGAAGAGGTTCGGAGAGCAAGCGGTCGGAGGCATCGAGGGCATCGAACTGCTGGCCAAGtggaaggaggagcagcgcaaGCTCAAGCGCGCCGCCAAGGGTCTCCCCGAGGACGGCTCCGAcaaggaagacgaggaggaagatggctACAAGTCCGAAGACTGGGAAGTCGACTCggacgacagcgacgactCTGGCGGCTGGATCAACGTCGAGCACTcggaagatgaggatgacgagcCCGCGCCGAAGAAGCGCAGGACAGGAGAGGACGGATCCGActcggaggaggacgaggacgaagaggactCCGCAGCCGAGATCGAGAGGATACAAAAGctcgcgacgacgacgattcTTACGCCGGCCGACCTCCAGAAGCTCCAGGAGCTGCGCATGGAAGCCAGTCTGAACAAGACGCTGGGCAACCGCTCGTCGAAGCGTCAAAAGGAGATCGAGAAGGCTCTGGCGCgccacgccgacgacggcctcacGGCGGAGCAGATCGAGGCGCCGGCCAGGCTGCGCAAGACGaccaaggaggagagggtggcgatggccaaggagggcaagcCGGGCCGCGACGAGCACAAGTCGACGCAGGCCATCCGCCGGTCCaagaaggacgccgagggcaagagCACGACCAACAAGGAGAAGGCCCGCCAGAAGAACTTCTTGATGACGCTGAACAAGGCCAAGTTCAAGAACAAGAGGAGTCTGGTGCAGACGCGCAAGGTGCTGCAGGGCCACATCGACAGGAGCAAACGCGGCGGAAGACGCGCCAACGGCATGtaa
- a CDS encoding Lipase esterase family, with translation MPRSLKSIALAFVRPALDALVFGRHLPWPLRWRLLALQPIVFLTNSLAVGPYLFRRPYTVIHIPLGPERSLRALLFRHASGTGTGRNGLRPLHVDCHAGGFVGGVPEASVPFCSLLAAETGAVVVALSYRLAPVHPFPAAIDDVDAALAWLRRHAAEELGADPTLMTVSGASAGGNLVLAASQGIPSDEFAIRAAVTFYAPVDLRPRPEDKPRPAAFPKRDPMSFMQLLYDSYAAPSREKDLDNPRLSPCLAREETLPERMLLVVAAVDILVQEQLTFVERVRREREDKRKPGGSVEAVYVEEAFHGWLEGELAISTPCHKRLADIDTVPNAVIPVEKKMQMWEKGLELIKQTHAQHGFAWKKVY, from the coding sequence ATGCCTCGCTCACTCAAAagcatcgccctcgccttcgtTCGGCCCgcccttgacgccctcgtcttcggccgcCACCTCCCTTGGCCCCTCCGCTGGcgtctcctcgccctccaaCCGATAGTCTTCCTCACAAACTCCCTCGCCGTGGGACCGTACCTCTTCCGTCGCCCTTATACCGTGATACACATACCCCTCGGCCCCGAGCGCTCCCTCCGCGCGCTCCTGTTCAGGCACGCATCTGGCACAGGGACCGGCCGAAACGGCCTGCGGCCCCTGCACGTCGACTGCCACGCGGGCGGCTTCGTCGGGGGCGTCCCCGAGGCGAGCGTGCCGTTCTGCTCGCTCctggcggcggagacgggggccgttgtcgtcgctcTGAGCTACCGCCTCGCGCCCGTACACCCGTTCccggccgccatcgacgacgtcgacgcggcGCTCGCGTGGCTCCGACGTCATGCcgcggaggagctcggcgcggACCCGACGCTGATGACGGTCTCGGGCGCCTCGGCAGGTGGAAACCTGGTCCTGGCGGCGAGCCAGGGGATACCGTCTGACGAGTTTGCCATTCGCGCCGCGGTGACGTTTTACGCGCCGGTCGACCTCCGTCCGAGGCCGGAGGATAAACCGCGCCCGGCGGCTTTCCCGAAGCGGGATCCCATGTCGTTCATGCAGCTGCTGTACGATTCGTacgcggcgccgtcgagggaaAAGGACTTGGACAATCCGCGACTGAGTCCCTGCTTGGCCCGCGAGGAAACCCTGCCCGAGAGAATGTTGCTCGtggttgccgccgtcgacatcctAGTGCAGGAGCAGCTGACGTTTGTGGAGCGTGTTCGGAGAGAGCGGGAAGATAAACGGAAGCCAGGGGGTAGCGTCGAGGCTGTGTACGTGGAGGAAGCATTTCACGGATGGCTAGAAGGTGAGCTTGCTATCTCTACGCCATGTCACAAGAGGTTGGCTGACATTGACACAGTACCTAATGCTGTGATACCTGTGGAAAAGAAAATGCAGATGTGGGAGAAAGGGCTGGAACTCATCAAGCAGACTCATGCACAACACGGATTTGCCTGGAAGAAAGTCTATTGA
- a CDS encoding Cell surface glycoprotein, translating into MKAAVILSLVSFALGSVLEKRECSGNNCNRQVTGTREGLLPLTSRKADCSSFLQATVTPSPTTVTITVTAAPARLRRDGQIANRQVTELPTAIPAYASSCDDAAEYSSACSCWGITAVTSTAPRPTVTVTTTVDYCEASRQTWGWKG; encoded by the exons ATGaaggccgccgtcatcctctccctcgtcaGCTTCGCTCTCGGCTCCGTCCTTGAGAAGCGCGAGTGCTCCGGCAACAACTGCAACCGTCAGGTCACCGGTACCCGCGAGGGCCTCCTGCCCCTCACCTCCCGCAAGGCCGACTGCTCGTCCTTCCTCCAGGCCACCGtcaccccctcccctac CAccgtcaccatcaccgtcaccgctGCCCCtgcccgcctccgccgcgacggccagATCGCCAACCGCCAGGTCACGGAGCTCCCCACCGCCATCCCGGCCTACGCCTCTTCTtgcgacgacgccgccgagtaCTCCTCTGCCTGCTCTTGCTGGGGCATCACCGCTGTCACCAGCACTGCTCCCCGCcccaccgtcaccgtcaccaccaccgtcgaCTACTGCGAGG CGTCTCGCCAGACGTGGGGATGGAAGGGTTGA